Within the Nitrososphaerota archaeon genome, the region AGAATTACAAATAACAGCAGATCAAAGAAGGAAATTAATAGAAGAAAAAAAGAAGCAAATAATTGATTTTATTTCTAAAAATAGTGTAGATCCAAGAACAAACCTCCCTCATCCACCTATTAGAATTGAAAATGCATTAAAAGAAATAGGCGTATCTATAGATCCATTTATAGATGCAAAAGAGCAAGCTACAGCTATAATTGAAAAATTGAGAGCAGTATTACCAATAAAAGTTGGTTTAACAAAGTTGGCTATTAGACTTCCTGGAGATATTGTTGGAAAAGCTTATGGAACAATTAGAAACTATGGAAAAATAATTCAAGAAGAATGGCAAAAGGATGGTTCATGGATTTGCTTAGTTGAAATTACTGCTGGTTTGCATATAGAATTAATAGAAAAATTAAATGCATTAAGCTCTGGAAGAGTTGAAACAAAAATTATTGAGAAGAAGTGAGAAAATTATGAGTCCAATATATTTTAATGAAAAAGAAATTGTTTTGCCAGGTCAATTATTAGCTGAAGGTAAGTTTATTAGTGGTGAAGGAACATATACTATTGGAGATAAAGTATATTCTTCTCAAATAGGATTTGCTAAATATAAAGATGGAGAAATTTCTATAATCCCTTTAAAAGGTCCATATATTCCTAAAAAAGATGATGTAGTAATAGGAATAGTTATTGATATTAAGCCTAATGTGATAGATATTGATTTAGGAAGTGGATTTAGAGCAATATTAAAAGTTCCTAAGTTTTCAGAAATAAAAAATTTAAGGATTGGAGATGTGATAATTGGTAAAATAATGTATAGTGGTTTAAAAGGAATAATTTTAAATCATGAAGAAGGAATTAAGAAAATAGATAAAGGATTAATTATTAAAATAATTTCTACAAAAATTCCAAGAATAATAGGTAGAAAAGGTTCCATGATAAATTTATTAAAAAAGGAAACTGGATGTGAAATATTTATAGGAAGAAATGGATTAATAGTTATAAATGGCCCATCTCCAAATAATGAATTTGCAGTTGCTTCAGCTATACGTATGATAGAAAAAGAAGCTCATACATCAGGGCTTACAGATAGAATAAATAATTTACTTAAAAAATGGAGCGAGAAATATGGAAAATAAAGAAATAAAATTAATAAATGAAGATGGAAAAAGAATAGATGGAAGATTATTTAATGAATTGAGACCAATAAAAATGGAAGTAGGAATACTTGAAAAAAGCGATGGGTCTGCATATATCGAACAAGGTAAAACAAAAATTTTTGCAGCAGTTTTTGGACCAAAAGAATTGCATCCAAGACATTTAGCATTACCAGATAGAGCTGTTATAAATTGTAGAT harbors:
- a CDS encoding ribosome assembly factor SBDS, with product MPEKGYTLARLHRMGETFEILVDPEKSLKAKLGEKISIDKILLYDEIYKDAKKGIRASEASLKKVFNTTDPLKIAEIILNEGELQITADQRRKLIEEKKKQIIDFISKNSVDPRTNLPHPPIRIENALKEIGVSIDPFIDAKEQATAIIEKLRAVLPIKVGLTKLAIRLPGDIVGKAYGTIRNYGKIIQEEWQKDGSWICLVEITAGLHIELIEKLNALSSGRVETKIIEKK
- the rrp4 gene encoding exosome complex RNA-binding protein Rrp4, producing the protein MSPIYFNEKEIVLPGQLLAEGKFISGEGTYTIGDKVYSSQIGFAKYKDGEISIIPLKGPYIPKKDDVVIGIVIDIKPNVIDIDLGSGFRAILKVPKFSEIKNLRIGDVIIGKIMYSGLKGIILNHEEGIKKIDKGLIIKIISTKIPRIIGRKGSMINLLKKETGCEIFIGRNGLIVINGPSPNNEFAVASAIRMIEKEAHTSGLTDRINNLLKKWSEKYGK